The following are encoded together in the Oceanobacillus zhaokaii genome:
- a CDS encoding Na+/H+ antiporter family protein, translated as MEWVVLVSVLVMIILSLLRVNVIIAIIAAAIIAGLMSGLSITESIEMLVSGMGGSANTALSYILLGAFAVAISYTGIMTMLVKYLIRVLTGKKTMLLLVIAGVACLSQNLVPIHIAFIPILIPPLLKLFDKMRIDRRAVAVALTFGLKTPYIMIPAGFGLIFYGIIKEGMESSGVAITIGEITKAMFIPGLGMIFGLLVAIFITYRKERDAIPGAGGIVPTNIKEEDTVVTFNKKHLFTLVAILGSFIVQIITDNLIVGALTGLLLLFLFLVIPFRKGDQVMTEGIGMMGTIAFVMLVASGYGMILQETGAVTALVDVSSGLLGDNQALIAFILLLVGLLVTLGIGSSFGTVPIIAALYVPICAAAGFSPLAIAALIGTAGALGDAGSPASDSTLGPTAGLNADGKHNHIWDTCVPTFIHFNIPLFIFGWVAALIL; from the coding sequence ATGGAATGGGTTGTTTTAGTTTCCGTTTTAGTAATGATTATACTTAGTTTACTTCGAGTAAACGTTATAATAGCGATTATTGCTGCAGCAATAATTGCAGGTCTAATGTCTGGTTTATCAATCACAGAATCAATTGAAATGCTCGTTAGTGGAATGGGAGGGTCAGCTAATACAGCGCTGAGCTACATTTTATTAGGTGCATTCGCAGTTGCAATTAGTTATACAGGTATCATGACGATGTTAGTTAAATATTTGATTCGCGTCTTAACAGGGAAGAAAACGATGCTACTACTCGTTATAGCAGGTGTTGCCTGCCTATCGCAAAACCTTGTGCCAATCCACATTGCATTTATTCCAATTTTAATTCCGCCATTATTAAAATTATTTGATAAAATGCGTATCGATCGCCGTGCAGTTGCAGTTGCGCTAACATTTGGCTTAAAGACACCATACATTATGATTCCAGCAGGTTTCGGACTTATATTCTATGGAATTATTAAAGAAGGTATGGAAAGTAGTGGGGTAGCAATAACGATAGGAGAGATCACGAAGGCAATGTTTATTCCTGGACTTGGGATGATCTTCGGTCTATTAGTTGCTATTTTTATCACCTATCGTAAGGAACGAGATGCAATTCCAGGCGCTGGCGGAATAGTTCCGACCAATATTAAAGAGGAAGATACGGTTGTTACATTTAATAAGAAGCATTTATTCACGCTCGTCGCCATTCTTGGTTCCTTTATTGTTCAAATCATCACCGATAATCTAATTGTTGGTGCATTAACTGGTTTACTATTACTATTCTTATTTCTCGTCATTCCATTCCGTAAAGGGGATCAAGTAATGACAGAGGGAATCGGAATGATGGGGACCATCGCATTTGTAATGTTAGTCGCATCAGGTTACGGTATGATTTTGCAAGAAACTGGCGCTGTAACAGCACTTGTCGACGTATCGTCCGGCTTGCTAGGTGACAATCAAGCCCTAATTGCTTTTATTCTTTTATTAGTTGGGTTGCTTGTAACGCTTGGAATTGGCTCATCATTTGGAACGGTTCCGATTATTGCAGCGCTTTATGTGCCTATCTGTGCTGCGGCAGGTTTTTCACCATTAGCAATTGCTGCCCTTATCGGTACTGCCGGAGCACTTGGGGATGCAGGTTCACCTGCGTCAGATAGTACGCTTGGACCGACAGCAGGATTAAACGCAGACGGAAAGCATAACCATATATGGGATACTTGTGTTCCAACCTTTATTCATTTTAATATTCCATTGTTTATCTTTGGCTGGGTTGCAGCATTAATTTTATAG
- the pdaA gene encoding delta-lactam-biosynthetic de-N-acetylase produces MDKKNSASIIYLLIFSLIFLSPVQVAAGGFGWGYMKNNEHKTPEIGKYQEMLAKYGAYYVDHSGDKVVYLTFDNGYENGFTSDILDVLKKESVPATFFVTGHYVKTEPDLIKRMVNEGHIIGNHSYHHPDLTILTKEAMKKELETLEEAVSNVSKQKEIKFLRPPRGTFNEQTLQWSNELGLTHIFWSLAFNDWNVNGQKGAKYAYDQIMAQIHPGAIILLHAISSDNAAALEQIIQELKKQGYSFKSLDDLLLKDLLPKEIYGY; encoded by the coding sequence ATGGATAAAAAAAATAGTGCATCGATCATTTATCTTCTTATCTTCAGTCTTATTTTCCTTAGCCCTGTTCAAGTAGCGGCAGGTGGATTTGGCTGGGGTTATATGAAAAATAACGAACATAAAACTCCGGAAATCGGTAAGTATCAAGAAATGCTCGCAAAATATGGAGCATACTATGTCGATCATTCCGGAGATAAGGTCGTTTATCTAACATTTGATAATGGGTATGAGAATGGATTTACTTCAGACATATTAGATGTATTGAAGAAGGAATCAGTGCCTGCAACGTTTTTTGTTACAGGGCATTATGTAAAGACTGAGCCTGATTTAATAAAGCGAATGGTTAATGAAGGACATATAATAGGAAATCATTCGTATCACCATCCAGATCTCACGATATTAACAAAAGAAGCAATGAAAAAGGAACTAGAAACATTAGAAGAAGCTGTTTCCAACGTTTCCAAGCAAAAAGAAATAAAATTTCTCAGGCCGCCAAGAGGGACCTTTAATGAACAGACGTTGCAATGGTCAAATGAGCTAGGGTTAACGCATATTTTTTGGTCATTAGCATTTAATGACTGGAATGTAAACGGGCAAAAGGGCGCCAAATATGCATATGATCAAATTATGGCGCAGATCCATCCAGGGGCGATCATCCTTTTACACGCCATTTCTTCTGATAATGCCGCAGCGCTTGAGCAAATTATTCAAGAACTTAAGAAGCAAGGATACAGCTTTAAAAGCTTAGATGATCTATTACTTAAGGATCTTCTACCTAAAGAGATTTATGGATATTAA